In a genomic window of Candidatus Dormiibacterota bacterium:
- a CDS encoding MarR family transcriptional regulator: MLQSETFAGQTTQESLVEEAIELQRLVFRQTLSTPEWRRLQLSMPRLKALFGIACHGSLTIGGLARELGVSLPTASTLVEALVSNGYASRREDSVDRRRTLAELTPAGERLVTRLREGSSKMLQQSLATLDEDDLDALVRGLRALTRSLTSQDGGGGAAAPA; encoded by the coding sequence ATGTTGCAGTCGGAAACCTTCGCTGGACAGACGACGCAGGAATCTCTTGTCGAGGAAGCCATCGAGCTGCAGCGACTGGTGTTCCGGCAGACGCTGTCGACCCCGGAGTGGAGGCGGCTGCAGCTGAGCATGCCGCGGCTCAAGGCGCTGTTCGGCATCGCCTGTCACGGCTCGCTCACCATCGGCGGGCTGGCCCGCGAGCTCGGCGTCAGCCTCCCCACCGCCAGCACCCTGGTCGAGGCGCTGGTCAGCAACGGCTACGCCTCTCGCCGTGAGGACTCCGTCGACCGCCGGCGCACCCTCGCCGAGCTGACCCCGGCGGGCGAGCGGCTGGTCACACGGCTGCGCGAGGGAAGCTCCAAAATGCTCCAGCAGAGCCTCGCCACCCTCGACGAGGACGACCTCGACGCGCTGGTGCGCGGGCTCCGGGCGCTGACCCGGTCACTGACATCGCAGGACGGCGGAGGCGGCGCGGCCGCACCGGCGTAG